A part of Cydia strobilella chromosome 15, ilCydStro3.1, whole genome shotgun sequence genomic DNA contains:
- the LOC134747906 gene encoding acyl-CoA Delta(11) desaturase-like translates to MAPNLKDKDFPQADKKIQEPLKTKAVKREYTILYHVVLLLAYLHIAALHGVYLLFTSAKWATLVFNVLAFIVGSYGVSAGVHRLWSHRAYKAKMPLQIILMLMHTITGQTTIINWARDHRVHHKYCDTDADPYSSARGLFYSHIGWLLVERHPECLQKGKEIDISDLLQNPVLRFQKKYYSILSPLMVFILPTLIPMYFWNESLTNAYHAHLAYLMLGANATFCLNSIAHAFGNKPYDKNISATKIVPLSLMSSGEGYHNFHHAFPFDYRSSEFGNDYINFSTHFIDFFARIGWAYDLKITTPEMIAKRVKRTGDGTHRNQGE, encoded by the exons ATGGCACCTAATTTGAAAGACAAGGATTTTCCACAAGCGGACAAGAAAATACAGGAACCGCTAAAGACGAAGGCAGTGAAACGGGAATACACTATATTGTACCATGTAGTTCTACTCCTCGCATACTTGCACATTGCAGCACTGCACGGAGTGTACTTGCTATTCACTTCCGCTAAATGGGCCACTCTAGTATTCA ACGTTTTGGCCTTCATAGTCGGAAGTTATGGTGTATCAGCGGGCGTGCACCGGCTCTGGTCCCACCGCGCCTATAAGGCGAAGATGCCGCTGCAGATTATACTGATGCTCATGCATACCATAACCGGCCAGACAACTATTATCAACTGGGCTAGGGACCACAG AGTGCACCACAAGTACTGCGACACCGATGCCGATCCATACAGTTCAGCGAGAGGACTATTTTACTCACACATTGGTTGGTTATTGGTGGAGAGACACCCGGAATGCCTTCAAAAGGGAAAAGAAATAGACATATCGGATTTACTGCAAAACCCGGTATTACGGTTTCAGAAGAA ATACTACTCTATCCTCAGCCCTTTGATGGTGTTCATACTACCGACTCTGATACCAATGTACTTCTGGAACGAATCCCTAACCAACGCGTACCACGCCCATCTCGCCTATCTCATGCTCGGCGCCAATGCTACGTTTTGTCTCAATAGCATCGCGCACGCGTTCGGCAATAAACCCTACGACAAAAATATATCGGCTACAAAAATTGTACCCTTGTCGCTTATGTCATCCGGGGAGGGATATCACAACTTCCACCACGCTTTTCCATTTGACTACCGATCTTCTGAATTTGGAAATGattatataaatttttcaaCTCATTTTATAGATTTCTTTGCGCGAATCGGTTGGGCATATGATTTGAAAATCACGACCCCCGAAATGATTGCGAAAAGAGTGAAAAGAACCGGGGACGGAACTCATCGTAATCAGGGCGAGTGA